The genome window TTATAAGTTTATAAGAAGAATTTTCAAAAACTTTTGGAAAAGGGCAGAAATGCGCCTTTAAGAGAGCTTTGGCACCTTTCAAAACTCTAGAAGAAAAACATCTAAGAATTTTGACTAAAACAGGAATCTATTTGAAGAGTGGTTGTCGTCAGATCCGCCGTTCCTGACCTCTCCTCCACCTTGCGTTCTAAAACAGGTATTTTTTCTGCGCCGCCAGTAGGGACTGCTAATTTTATTCCTGTGAATCCTTGGAAAGCCATCGACATCAGACCTGTCATCATAAAAGTAATCCCCATCCCTTTAATTGCGGGTATTACATCGGAAACAGCCAGTTTTTCTCTTATAGCTGCAATTAAGGCAATTGCAAGCCACCAACCTAATCCAGAACCGAAAACGTACACAAGGTTTGGCCAGAAGGGATAATCTCGAGTGACGGCAAAAAGACAAGCTCCTAATATTGCACAATTTACAGCGATAAGAGGAAGGTAAACACCCAAAGAGTTATATAAAGCAGGCGAAAACTTTTCGATGACAATCTCTAAAATTTGGACAAAACCTGCAATGACGGAAATAAAAATAAGAAATTCAAGAAACCCTAAATCTATTTGGGTTGCATCCAATCCCAAAATGCTCAGCCATTGCAGAGCATTAGGGCCCGTCACGAAGCGGTGAACAAACCAATTCAACACCCCGGCCACCGTTAAAACAAAAACGACTGCCACCCCTAACCCATTAGCGGTTTTAAGTTTCGTCGAACAGGCAAGATAGGTACACATGCCTAAAAAGTTTGCTAAAAGAAAATTTTCTATCAACACCGATTGCAGCAGAAGTCCAAATAGATTTAATGTCTCGTAATTTCCCATCCAAATGCCCATTAAAGTCTCCTAACCGGTTTTTTTATTAATCATGTTAAAGAGCCAAATTAACCCACCAATAATAAAAAAAGCTGCAGGAGGGCTCACCATCAGGGCAAAATTATCATAAAGATTGGGGTTGTCCGCTGTTGCATACCAACTCATTGGAATCACTTGCAGACCAAAAAGTTGTCCAAATCCAAAAAGTTCTCTAACAGCACTTACAATAAATAAAACCGCCGCATATCCAAGACCTGCTCCAAGACCATCCATAAATGCAGGCATAGGACCTACATTTTTAGCCATGCTCTCTGTTCTC of Chlamydiales bacterium STE3 contains these proteins:
- a CDS encoding putative Na(+)-translocating NADH-quinone reductase subunit E (Product derived from UniProtKB/Swiss-Prot:Q9Z8B3;Gene name derived from UniProtKB/Swiss-Prot:Q9Z8B3;EC number derived from UniProtKB/Swiss-Prot:Q9Z8B3), yielding MGIWMGNYETLNLFGLLLQSVLIENFLLANFLGMCTYLACSTKLKTANGLGVAVVFVLTVAGVLNWFVHRFVTGPNALQWLSILGLDATQIDLGFLEFLIFISVIAGFVQILEIVIEKFSPALYNSLGVYLPLIAVNCAILGACLFAVTRDYPFWPNLVYVFGSGLGWWLAIALIAAIREKLAVSDVIPAIKGMGITFMMTGLMSMAFQGFTGIKLAVPTGGAEKIPVLERKVEERSGTADLTTTTLQIDSCFSQNS